The Gordonia sp. KTR9 genome contains a region encoding:
- the fadD1 gene encoding fatty-acid--CoA ligase FadD1, which produces MAETVTQLLQARADDDNLAITFEGRQWTWREYIRDAERAASAILGVADPQRPLHVGALLGNTPDMLIALAAGALGGYVTAGINNTRRGDGLAADILRADCQILLTDAEHRPLLDGLELPGVTVLDTSTQQWTDMISGAGELTPHSVPGAMDTFMLIFTSGTSGNPKPVQFAHLMMPFAGPVLADKYDIGPGDVCYLSMPLFHSAALMGGYCVALCGGAAIAPAKFSASTFLDDIRRYNATYMNYVGKPLAYILATEEKPDDADNPLRVAFGNEATDRDIDDFSRRFGCTVWDGFGSTELAIIITREPGTPHGSIGKGFPNVAVYNSSTLTECPRAEFDSNGALLNADDAIGELVNIEGGGMFMGYYNDADATSERLRHGMYWSGDLAYKDSDDWIYLAGRTGDWMRVDGENLAAGPIERVLLRVPEINRVAVYAVPDEHVGDAVMAAVVLQDGVELTPESFAEQLAAQPDLSPKAWPTYVRIEDDLPTTATNKILKRTLKAEGATPGSGRLWVREARTRVYRQAVAAQA; this is translated from the coding sequence ATGGCCGAGACAGTCACCCAGCTCCTGCAGGCACGCGCCGACGACGACAACCTCGCGATCACCTTCGAGGGCCGGCAATGGACCTGGCGCGAGTACATACGCGATGCCGAGCGGGCGGCGTCGGCGATCCTCGGGGTCGCCGACCCGCAGCGCCCACTCCACGTGGGGGCACTGCTCGGGAACACCCCGGACATGCTGATCGCTCTGGCCGCCGGCGCACTGGGCGGATACGTGACGGCGGGGATCAACAACACCCGCCGCGGTGACGGCCTCGCCGCCGACATCCTGCGCGCCGACTGCCAGATCCTCCTCACCGACGCCGAACACCGACCGCTCCTCGACGGCCTGGAGCTACCCGGCGTGACGGTGCTGGACACCTCCACCCAGCAGTGGACCGACATGATCTCCGGCGCAGGCGAACTGACGCCCCATTCGGTACCCGGGGCGATGGACACGTTCATGCTCATCTTCACCTCGGGCACCAGTGGCAATCCCAAGCCCGTCCAGTTCGCGCATCTGATGATGCCGTTCGCCGGCCCGGTGCTCGCCGACAAGTACGACATCGGCCCCGGCGACGTGTGCTACCTCTCGATGCCCCTGTTCCACAGCGCCGCACTCATGGGTGGCTACTGCGTGGCGCTGTGCGGTGGTGCAGCGATCGCACCGGCCAAGTTCTCCGCCTCGACTTTCCTCGACGACATCCGCCGCTACAACGCGACATACATGAACTACGTCGGCAAGCCGCTCGCCTACATCCTGGCGACCGAGGAGAAGCCCGACGACGCCGACAACCCACTTCGGGTGGCGTTCGGCAACGAGGCCACCGACCGCGACATCGACGACTTCTCCCGCCGTTTCGGTTGCACCGTGTGGGACGGATTCGGCTCGACGGAACTGGCGATCATCATCACCCGAGAGCCCGGCACCCCGCACGGTTCGATCGGCAAGGGCTTCCCGAATGTCGCCGTGTACAACTCGTCGACGCTGACCGAGTGCCCGCGGGCCGAATTCGACTCCAATGGCGCACTTCTCAACGCCGACGACGCGATCGGCGAGCTGGTGAACATCGAGGGCGGCGGCATGTTCATGGGTTACTACAACGACGCCGACGCCACGAGCGAACGACTCCGCCACGGGATGTACTGGTCGGGCGACCTGGCCTACAAGGACTCCGACGACTGGATCTACCTGGCCGGCCGAACCGGCGACTGGATGCGCGTCGACGGCGAGAATCTCGCTGCCGGTCCGATCGAACGCGTGCTGCTGCGTGTTCCGGAGATCAATCGCGTTGCGGTCTACGCCGTTCCGGACGAACACGTCGGCGACGCGGTGATGGCCGCGGTGGTCCTGCAGGACGGCGTCGAACTCACACCGGAGTCCTTCGCCGAACAGCTTGCCGCGCAACCGGACCTGTCACCGAAGGCGTGGCCGACCTACGTCCGGATCGAGGACGACCTCCCGACGACCGCGACGAACAAGATCCTGAAACGGACCCTCAAGGCCGAGGGCGCCACGCCCGGATCGGGCCGACTCTGGGTTCGCGAAGCCCGGACCCGCGTGTACCGGCAAGCGGTGGCCGCACAAGCATGA
- a CDS encoding TIGR03857 family LLM class F420-dependent oxidoreductase, which yields MTSPAAVSSPDSTAHQTLPEIGYYALSRHPVDPAELADEARLADHEGFGAAFVSERFNVKDAAVLAGGLAAATRRIGVATAATNHNTRHPIITASMGATLSAMTGGRFALGLGRGFAMQWQVLGVPDVTSAQLTDAASVLRTLWRGEMVLGHDGPLGAYDYLNLGVVVPPVPILLVTMSPNTLRLAGRIADGVVLHTFFSDAATTAAVETVRGAAEEAGRDPASVRIWSVVATVPDQLAEDDRLRRLYGRLATYLQGYPDVLMRANGWHREDLDRIRESPAFAGARGPIDATATADELTQLAEVIPASWVADSAVGTAARCAATVARQFDLGVDSVIMHGAAPSELLPVLSAYRSIRPARRQLPVNPGSVAG from the coding sequence ATGACCTCGCCCGCGGCGGTGTCGTCTCCCGATTCGACCGCACACCAGACACTTCCCGAGATCGGTTACTACGCCCTGTCCCGGCATCCGGTCGATCCCGCCGAGCTCGCCGACGAGGCGCGGCTGGCCGATCACGAGGGCTTCGGCGCCGCCTTCGTCTCCGAGCGCTTCAACGTCAAGGATGCCGCCGTGCTCGCGGGAGGTCTGGCAGCGGCGACCCGCCGCATCGGCGTCGCCACGGCCGCGACCAACCACAACACCCGTCATCCCATCATCACCGCGTCCATGGGCGCCACGTTGTCGGCGATGACAGGTGGGCGGTTCGCACTCGGCCTCGGGCGCGGATTCGCCATGCAGTGGCAGGTTCTCGGCGTCCCCGATGTCACGAGTGCCCAACTCACCGACGCGGCTTCGGTGTTGCGCACCCTCTGGCGGGGCGAGATGGTCCTCGGGCACGACGGACCGCTCGGCGCCTACGACTACCTCAACCTCGGGGTCGTCGTCCCACCGGTTCCCATCCTGCTGGTGACCATGTCGCCCAACACCTTGCGTCTCGCCGGACGAATCGCGGACGGGGTGGTCCTGCACACCTTCTTCTCCGACGCCGCCACGACCGCTGCGGTCGAGACGGTGCGAGGGGCGGCCGAGGAGGCCGGCCGGGACCCGGCTTCGGTGCGTATCTGGTCTGTGGTGGCGACCGTTCCCGATCAACTCGCCGAGGACGATCGGCTGCGTCGCCTGTACGGCCGGCTCGCGACCTATCTCCAGGGGTATCCGGATGTTCTCATGCGCGCCAATGGTTGGCACCGAGAGGATCTCGACCGGATCAGGGAGAGTCCGGCTTTCGCCGGCGCACGCGGACCGATCGACGCCACCGCGACCGCTGACGAACTCACACAGCTCGCCGAGGTCATCCCGGCGTCCTGGGTCGCCGACAGCGCGGTCGGGACCGCCGCGCGCTGTGCGGCCACCGTGGCTCGGCAGTTCGACCTCGGTGTCGACTCGGTCATCATGCACGGCGCCGCACCGTCGGAACTGTTGCCGGTACTGAGTGCGTATCGCTCGATCCGGCCCGCCAGGCGACAGCTGCCCGTGAACCCGGGTTCTGTTGCGGGGTGA
- a CDS encoding mycofactocin-coupled SDR family oxidoreductase, with the protein MNTRLDGKVALVTGAARGQGRSHAVRMAEEGADIIAIDICDQITTVNYAMSTPDDLQQTAKMVDATDRRVIAKIADVRSRDALQAAIDDAVAQFGRLDIVVANAGISALGPESPSVTWMNTVAVNLGGVINTLELSLPHLEAGASIVCIGSMAAFMPSFESAQAGPGAGGYGHSKRAVARLVNDLARHLAPKGIRVNAIHPGNVDTAMVHHDEIYRLFRPDLEKPDYADVKDVFASLHAMPVDLLAPEDVTEAVLYLVSDAARYVTGQQLRVEAGALLNSVPPGVPD; encoded by the coding sequence GTGAACACCAGACTCGACGGAAAGGTCGCCCTCGTGACGGGCGCGGCGCGCGGCCAGGGCCGCAGCCACGCCGTGCGGATGGCCGAAGAGGGCGCCGACATCATCGCGATCGACATCTGCGATCAGATCACCACGGTCAACTACGCGATGAGCACTCCGGATGACCTGCAGCAGACCGCCAAGATGGTCGACGCCACGGACCGCAGGGTGATCGCCAAGATCGCCGATGTCCGCAGCCGCGATGCGCTGCAAGCCGCGATCGACGATGCCGTGGCGCAATTCGGCAGGCTCGACATCGTCGTGGCCAACGCCGGGATCAGCGCCCTCGGACCCGAGAGTCCCTCGGTCACATGGATGAACACCGTGGCGGTCAACCTCGGTGGCGTGATCAACACCCTCGAGCTGTCGTTGCCTCACCTCGAGGCCGGTGCGTCGATCGTCTGCATCGGGTCGATGGCCGCGTTCATGCCGTCGTTCGAGTCCGCGCAGGCCGGACCGGGTGCGGGCGGGTACGGCCACTCGAAACGGGCGGTGGCGCGACTCGTCAACGACCTCGCACGACATCTGGCGCCGAAAGGCATCCGCGTCAACGCGATTCATCCCGGCAACGTCGACACCGCGATGGTGCACCACGACGAGATCTACCGGTTGTTCCGTCCCGACCTGGAGAAGCCGGACTACGCGGACGTCAAGGATGTCTTCGCCTCGCTGCACGCGATGCCGGTGGATCTGCTCGCACCCGAGGACGTCACCGAGGCGGTCCTCTACCTGGTGTCCGATGCTGCGCGGTATGTGACCGGTCAGCAGCTTCGGGTGGAGGCTGGCGCGTTGCTCAACTCGGTTCCGCCCGGCGTGCCCGACTGA
- a CDS encoding phosphotransferase family protein, whose product MTVPDTVGIPTRVDELSPEWLTAFLAANGHDVHIGSVRTEPVGTGQMAGSYRLHLDHENAAALPDTVIAKLATGTPDQREFGSGVFRNEVRFYRDLASSFTVPIPTCFAATISDPGTEFVLLLEDMGAAVQGDQIAGCTPAQAESIAVAAAGLHAPRWNDPALLADMPLPTDADREVMESILAPMAEVYRERFSPDGPSSAAVDWLVREAGGWLVAPLDNAALIHGDLRVDNVLFGPSGEVTVIDWQTITTGNPLRDIAFLLSTSLSTDDRRRHERGIVASYHRALTIAGVSGYTLDECWDDYVGNLIQAPLIIVFGSAAAQPTERGNAMFDAMLSRSAAAIDDLAPGGL is encoded by the coding sequence GTGACCGTGCCGGACACCGTCGGAATCCCCACCCGCGTAGACGAACTCAGCCCGGAGTGGTTGACCGCGTTTCTCGCCGCCAACGGACACGACGTCCACATCGGCTCGGTCCGGACCGAGCCGGTCGGCACCGGGCAGATGGCCGGGTCGTATCGGCTGCATCTCGACCACGAGAACGCAGCGGCGTTGCCCGACACGGTCATCGCAAAACTCGCCACCGGAACACCGGACCAGCGCGAGTTCGGATCCGGGGTGTTCCGCAACGAGGTGCGGTTCTACCGCGACCTCGCCTCCTCGTTCACTGTCCCCATACCCACCTGCTTCGCCGCGACGATCTCTGATCCGGGCACCGAGTTCGTTCTCCTGCTCGAGGACATGGGCGCCGCTGTGCAGGGTGACCAGATCGCCGGCTGCACACCGGCGCAGGCCGAGTCGATCGCCGTCGCGGCCGCCGGCCTGCACGCTCCCCGATGGAACGATCCGGCCCTTCTGGCCGACATGCCGTTGCCCACCGACGCCGACCGGGAGGTGATGGAATCGATCCTCGCTCCGATGGCCGAGGTGTACCGCGAACGCTTCTCCCCCGACGGCCCGTCGTCGGCGGCCGTCGACTGGCTCGTCCGCGAGGCCGGTGGGTGGCTGGTCGCCCCGCTGGACAACGCCGCCCTGATCCACGGCGACCTCCGCGTGGACAACGTCCTGTTCGGACCCTCCGGGGAGGTCACGGTGATCGACTGGCAGACGATCACCACCGGTAATCCGCTGCGCGACATCGCCTTTCTCCTGAGCACCAGTCTGAGCACCGACGATCGGCGCCGGCACGAGCGCGGCATCGTCGCCTCGTACCATCGAGCACTGACGATCGCAGGCGTCAGCGGTTACACGCTCGACGAATGCTGGGACGACTACGTCGGAAACCTCATCCAGGCCCCGCTGATCATCGTGTTCGGCTCCGCGGCGGCGCAACCCACCGAGCGGGGCAACGCGATGTTCGACGCGATGCTGTCCCGGAGCGCGGCGGCGATCGACGACCTCGCGCCCGGAGGACTCTGA
- a CDS encoding NAD-dependent epimerase/dehydratase family protein codes for MPSLVIGGNGFLGSRLVRQLVEAGDDVRVLTRPTSDLRTLAGLPIDHVTGDLFDADAVARAMNGCDVVFHCAVDTRAWLRDPAPLYRTNVEALRSVLDVAARMPLRKFVFTSTAATIGRVDGRQATEDDEFNWAARAPEYVKSRVAAEALVVNRAQDGAVPAVAMCVANTYGPGDWQPTPHGAFVAGAALGRLPFTVRGCRAESVGIDDAAHALLLAADRGEVGERYIVSERSIDTGEIVAIAAATAGRPAPRLVLNRAALYTFGAVGSTWAALTRKPVQLTIPSVRLMHFMSEMDHGKAERDLGWQPRPVTEAIADGARFWLERRVARRAV; via the coding sequence GTGCCGTCACTCGTCATCGGAGGCAACGGGTTTCTGGGTTCCCGTCTCGTGCGGCAGCTCGTGGAGGCGGGTGACGACGTGCGAGTGCTGACACGACCCACCAGCGACCTCCGTACCCTGGCCGGTCTCCCCATCGACCACGTGACGGGCGACCTCTTCGACGCCGACGCGGTTGCTCGAGCGATGAACGGGTGCGACGTGGTGTTCCACTGTGCGGTCGACACGCGCGCGTGGCTGCGCGACCCCGCACCGCTGTACCGGACGAATGTCGAAGCCCTGCGCTCGGTGCTCGACGTCGCGGCTCGGATGCCACTGCGGAAGTTCGTGTTCACCAGCACCGCGGCGACCATCGGCCGGGTGGACGGCCGTCAAGCGACCGAGGACGACGAGTTCAACTGGGCCGCGCGGGCTCCTGAGTATGTGAAGAGCCGCGTGGCCGCCGAAGCTCTGGTGGTGAACCGAGCGCAGGACGGCGCGGTGCCCGCGGTCGCGATGTGCGTCGCCAACACCTATGGCCCCGGCGACTGGCAACCCACCCCGCACGGCGCGTTCGTGGCGGGCGCGGCGCTGGGCAGGTTGCCGTTCACCGTTCGCGGTTGTCGCGCCGAGTCGGTCGGCATCGACGACGCCGCGCACGCGCTCCTCCTCGCCGCGGACCGCGGCGAGGTCGGCGAACGCTACATCGTCTCCGAGAGATCCATCGACACCGGTGAGATCGTAGCCATCGCAGCCGCGACCGCAGGCCGGCCGGCCCCGCGTCTGGTTCTCAACCGCGCCGCGCTCTACACCTTCGGGGCAGTGGGTTCCACGTGGGCGGCGCTGACCCGCAAGCCGGTGCAGTTGACGATCCCCTCGGTCCGGTTGATGCACTTCATGTCCGAGATGGACCACGGCAAGGCCGAACGCGACCTCGGCTGGCAACCACGCCCGGTGACCGAGGCCATCGCCGACGGTGCCCGGTTCTGGCTCGAACGCCGCGTCGCGCGCCGCGCTGTTTGA
- a CDS encoding IS1380 family transposase, protein MKHNRYPHLVVDTDRSESLTSTTGAVLLRKTMQIAGLDTALTTALMPWTTSRTVHHPAKVLLDLATAVAVGGDCVSDLAIVRAQPALFGTVASDPTASRLINTLAEDSTAAVAAIRQARAHCRERVWARRRPLDGRPGSFDGGQVIIDLDATTVTAHSDKEHAEINYKRQYGHAPMCALLDHGQYGTGEPLICDLRRGGASPQGADLHITTLSAALDQLPAGERGQVLVRTDAAGCSKEFLGHITDAGLQYSIGYIVSDTIKTALAHLPEQAWQPAIDTHGEPRLDAHVAELTSTIPAPAHADAPSWPAGMRVIVRREYPHSGAQLRLTDIDGRRYTVFATNTRGTGWTLPTLELRHRQRARAEDRIRNLKDTGLANLPFQAFTKNQIWLEIVCLATELLVWTQTLCWDPHATIRRWEPKQLRLRILAVAGRIIHSGRRQLLRLPTNWPHLKAITTGWTALHTT, encoded by the coding sequence GTGAAGCATAACCGCTACCCACATCTGGTTGTCGATACCGACCGCAGCGAGTCACTGACCAGCACCACCGGCGCGGTCCTGCTCCGCAAAACCATGCAGATCGCCGGTCTCGATACCGCCCTGACCACTGCGTTGATGCCGTGGACAACCTCGCGCACCGTGCACCACCCCGCCAAAGTGCTGCTCGACCTCGCGACCGCGGTCGCCGTGGGCGGTGACTGTGTGTCTGATCTGGCGATCGTGCGCGCCCAACCCGCCCTGTTCGGCACCGTCGCCTCAGACCCGACAGCCTCTCGCCTGATCAACACACTCGCCGAGGACTCCACCGCAGCCGTGGCCGCCATCCGCCAGGCCCGCGCACACTGCCGAGAACGCGTGTGGGCGCGGCGACGGCCCCTGGACGGACGACCGGGCAGCTTCGACGGCGGGCAGGTCATCATCGATCTCGACGCCACCACCGTGACCGCGCACTCGGACAAAGAACACGCCGAAATCAACTACAAACGCCAGTACGGCCACGCCCCGATGTGCGCACTGCTCGATCACGGCCAGTACGGCACCGGTGAACCACTCATCTGCGACCTCCGCCGCGGCGGCGCCTCACCCCAAGGCGCTGACCTGCACATCACCACGCTGAGCGCCGCGTTGGACCAGCTACCGGCCGGTGAACGCGGCCAGGTACTCGTCCGCACCGACGCCGCGGGATGTTCCAAAGAGTTCCTGGGCCACATCACCGACGCCGGATTGCAGTACTCGATCGGCTACATCGTCTCCGACACCATCAAAACCGCACTCGCTCACCTACCCGAACAGGCCTGGCAACCAGCCATCGACACCCACGGTGAACCTCGACTCGACGCCCACGTCGCCGAGCTGACCAGCACGATCCCCGCCCCGGCCCACGCTGATGCCCCCTCATGGCCGGCAGGGATGCGCGTCATCGTCCGCCGCGAGTACCCCCACTCCGGGGCCCAACTACGGCTGACCGATATCGATGGCCGCCGCTACACCGTGTTCGCCACCAACACCCGCGGCACCGGCTGGACGCTACCCACCCTCGAACTACGCCACCGCCAACGCGCCCGCGCCGAGGACCGCATCCGCAACCTCAAAGACACCGGACTGGCCAACCTGCCGTTCCAGGCGTTCACCAAAAACCAGATCTGGCTGGAAATAGTCTGTCTGGCAACAGAACTACTCGTGTGGACCCAAACCCTGTGTTGGGACCCTCACGCCACAATCCGCCGATGGGAACCCAAACAACTACGCCTACGCATCCTCGCCGTGGCCGGGCGCATCATCCACTCCGGACGACGCCAACTCCTGCGACTACCCACTAACTGGCCCCACCTCAAAGCCATCACCACCGGCTGGACCGCACTACACACCACCTGA
- a CDS encoding SDR family NAD(P)-dependent oxidoreductase: MTSGGGWSPGGAGLGGRVAVVAGATRGIGLAVSYALAGQGVSVVVNGRDPQAVADTVAEIRGGGGYAVGVPGSAGDDGVAQTMVETALAEFGALDIAINCAGIAEPSGSTVLTITPDEFRAQVDAHLMSAFHLLQAAGRVFVEQGSGSIVLTGSAASLGMFGGSGYPAAKGGVNALALAAAADLRDHRVRVNVVMPGAKSRLSSGEDYIAHIEGLHRRGILDDLTRDAALDPAPPEYVAPLYVFLAGDAAEHITGEIFSAAGGFIGRFESQQASFVAYRDHKDTSPYSLDELAGILAGPASP, from the coding sequence GTGACCTCCGGCGGTGGCTGGTCACCCGGCGGCGCTGGACTCGGGGGCCGGGTCGCCGTGGTCGCCGGGGCCACGCGGGGCATCGGTCTCGCGGTCTCGTACGCGCTGGCCGGCCAGGGGGTCTCGGTCGTGGTCAACGGACGCGACCCGCAGGCGGTCGCCGACACGGTCGCCGAGATCCGCGGGGGCGGGGGTTACGCCGTGGGCGTCCCCGGCTCCGCGGGTGACGACGGAGTGGCCCAGACGATGGTCGAGACGGCACTGGCGGAATTCGGTGCCCTCGACATCGCCATCAACTGTGCCGGGATCGCCGAACCGTCCGGTTCGACGGTCCTCACGATCACCCCGGACGAGTTCCGTGCCCAGGTCGACGCCCACCTGATGAGTGCGTTCCACCTGCTGCAAGCTGCCGGGCGGGTGTTCGTCGAGCAGGGTTCCGGGTCGATCGTCCTGACCGGTTCGGCAGCGTCACTCGGAATGTTCGGCGGCAGCGGGTACCCCGCCGCCAAGGGCGGTGTCAATGCGCTCGCTCTCGCCGCGGCCGCCGACCTTCGGGACCACCGGGTGCGTGTCAACGTGGTGATGCCCGGTGCGAAGTCGCGGTTGTCCTCCGGTGAGGACTACATCGCCCACATCGAAGGACTCCATCGCCGCGGGATACTCGACGACCTCACGCGCGACGCTGCTCTCGATCCCGCCCCACCCGAGTACGTCGCGCCGCTGTACGTGTTCCTGGCCGGTGACGCGGCCGAACACATCACCGGTGAGATCTTCAGTGCGGCCGGTGGATTCATCGGTCGCTTCGAGTCGCAGCAGGCGAGCTTCGTGGCCTACCGCGACCACAAGGACACCTCGCCCTACAGCCTCGACGAGCTCGCCGGCATCCTGGCCGGGCCTGCCTCGCCCTGA
- a CDS encoding ferredoxin, with the protein MRVEVDLDLCQGHGMCELEAPEVFAAHTDHVEILDATPDESQRAEVEAGVHYCPTQALRIIEG; encoded by the coding sequence ATGCGCGTCGAGGTGGACCTGGACCTCTGCCAGGGGCATGGGATGTGCGAGCTCGAGGCGCCTGAGGTCTTCGCCGCGCACACCGACCATGTCGAGATCCTCGACGCGACCCCCGACGAATCCCAGCGCGCCGAGGTCGAGGCCGGCGTGCACTACTGCCCGACGCAAGCCCTCCGGATCATCGAGGGCTGA
- a CDS encoding cytochrome P450, producing the protein MTAITESGLRQPNRVSGGEGEHGHLDELATDPISLFWRVREECGDVGLFQLADREVVLVSGSAANEEFFRAPEEDLDQAAAYPFMTPVFGEGVVFDTSPEERSKAIHNSALKGAHMKQHAVTIPNEVERIIAGWGDEGEIDLLDFFAELTLYTSSSCLIGRKFRERLNGHIAHLFHDLEKGTDPIAYVDYKADIESFRKRDEARAELVEFIQGVMDERIANPTEDKEDRDLMDVLVQVGFDANTVTGMFISMMFAGHHTTSGTAAWTLIELLRNPDYMRRVYDELDEIYGETPPGERPEYTFAHTRQMPQLENALKEALRLHPPLIILMRVVQHDFHVEDFEVKAGQSIAVSPAISNRLPEDFPGADSFDPDRYDKPRQEDLVNRWTWIPFGAGRHRCVGAQFAIMQLKAIFSVLFQNYEFEMLQPPESYRNDHSKMVVQLQQPCRVAYRKRQDA; encoded by the coding sequence ATGACCGCCATCACCGAATCAGGCCTGAGACAACCGAATCGCGTCTCGGGTGGCGAGGGCGAACACGGACATCTCGACGAACTCGCGACCGACCCGATCTCGCTGTTCTGGCGCGTCCGCGAGGAGTGCGGGGACGTCGGCTTGTTCCAGCTCGCCGATCGGGAGGTGGTGCTGGTCTCGGGGTCGGCCGCGAACGAGGAGTTCTTCCGCGCGCCCGAGGAGGATCTCGACCAGGCCGCCGCCTACCCGTTCATGACGCCGGTCTTCGGCGAAGGCGTCGTGTTCGACACGAGCCCCGAGGAGCGGTCCAAGGCGATCCACAACTCGGCGCTCAAGGGCGCACACATGAAGCAGCACGCGGTGACCATCCCGAACGAGGTCGAGCGGATCATCGCGGGGTGGGGTGACGAGGGGGAGATCGATCTCCTCGACTTCTTCGCCGAGCTGACTCTCTACACGTCGTCGTCGTGCCTCATCGGGCGGAAGTTCCGGGAGCGGCTCAACGGGCACATCGCGCACCTGTTCCACGACCTGGAGAAGGGCACGGACCCGATCGCGTACGTGGACTACAAGGCCGACATCGAGAGCTTCCGCAAACGTGACGAGGCCCGGGCCGAGCTGGTCGAGTTCATCCAGGGCGTGATGGACGAGCGGATCGCGAATCCGACCGAGGACAAGGAAGATCGCGACCTGATGGACGTCCTGGTCCAGGTCGGATTCGACGCGAACACCGTCACCGGCATGTTCATCTCGATGATGTTCGCCGGCCACCACACGACGTCGGGCACCGCCGCGTGGACCCTCATCGAACTGTTGCGCAACCCCGACTACATGCGACGGGTGTACGACGAGCTCGACGAGATCTACGGCGAGACGCCGCCCGGTGAACGTCCGGAGTACACCTTCGCGCACACCCGTCAGATGCCGCAGCTCGAGAATGCACTCAAAGAGGCGCTTCGGTTGCACCCACCGCTGATCATCCTCATGCGAGTGGTGCAGCACGACTTCCACGTCGAGGACTTCGAGGTCAAGGCCGGACAGTCGATCGCCGTCTCGCCGGCGATCTCCAACCGGCTGCCCGAGGACTTCCCCGGCGCAGACAGCTTCGACCCGGACCGCTACGACAAGCCGCGGCAGGAGGACCTGGTCAACCGGTGGACCTGGATTCCCTTCGGCGCCGGCCGCCATCGTTGCGTCGGCGCGCAATTCGCGATCATGCAGTTGAAGGCGATCTTCTCGGTGCTCTTCCAGAACTATGAGTTCGAGATGCTGCAGCCCCCGGAGAGCTACCGCAACGACCACTCGAAGATGGTGGTCCAACTGCAGCAGCCCTGCCGCGTCGCCTACCGCAAGCGTCAGGACGCCTGA
- a CDS encoding SDR family oxidoreductase: MAFRPHPERRPVLVAGASSGIGAATAEFLSTAGHPVALAARRVDKLQELADTITARGGEAVAVPLDVTDEQSVLDCVAKAEAALGPLEIVVAGAGDLAVGLSYETGTDHFADQINIHLTGAYRIYRAVIGGMIERARGDFVFIGSDVAIHPRPWSSAYVAAKSGIDGLVATIQLELEGTGVRAGVVRPGQTLTGMGMNLDPTTTEHMLNDWITHGLARHGNFLSPEHIAQAVAAMVSMPRGAHMRSVEVEAEGAVSDKKRQAAQEKGTDK, translated from the coding sequence ATGGCCTTCCGTCCCCATCCCGAGCGGCGACCGGTCCTCGTCGCCGGCGCGTCGTCGGGCATCGGTGCCGCCACTGCCGAATTCCTCTCCACCGCCGGTCATCCCGTTGCCCTCGCGGCCCGCCGGGTGGACAAGCTGCAGGAACTGGCCGACACGATCACGGCGCGGGGCGGCGAGGCCGTCGCGGTGCCGTTGGACGTCACCGACGAACAGTCCGTGCTCGACTGTGTGGCGAAGGCCGAGGCCGCTCTGGGGCCGCTGGAGATCGTCGTCGCCGGCGCCGGCGACCTCGCGGTCGGGCTCTCCTATGAGACCGGGACCGACCATTTCGCCGACCAGATCAACATCCATCTCACCGGCGCCTACCGGATCTACCGCGCGGTCATCGGTGGCATGATCGAGCGCGCCCGAGGTGATTTCGTGTTCATCGGGTCCGATGTGGCGATTCATCCGCGACCCTGGTCGTCGGCGTATGTCGCCGCGAAATCCGGTATCGACGGGCTCGTTGCGACCATTCAGCTCGAACTCGAGGGCACCGGTGTGCGGGCCGGGGTCGTCCGCCCCGGGCAGACGCTCACCGGCATGGGGATGAACCTCGATCCGACGACGACCGAACACATGCTCAACGACTGGATCACACACGGTCTGGCCCGCCACGGCAATTTCCTCTCGCCCGAACACATCGCGCAGGCCGTCGCGGCCATGGTGTCCATGCCGCGCGGCGCGCACATGCGGTCGGTCGAGGTGGAGGCCGAAGGCGCGGTCAGCGACAAGAAACGACAGGCAGCACAGGAGAAGGGGACGGACAAATGA